The following are from one region of the Stanieria sp. NIES-3757 genome:
- the stpA gene encoding glucosylglycerolphosphate phosphatase — translation MSATPISHAHLKPEVCPLHQRSFSLDHQTLTQLLTERENILIIQDLDGVCMGLVQDPLTRVIDKNYLEATQSFAGRFFVLTNGEHIGKRGVNLIVEKAFGNFDLIKEKGFYLPGLAGGGVQWQDCYGNVSHPGVSNAELVFLAEVPRQIEAYLKQILPHQPYNLATSQIDQLIEATVLDNPVSPTVNINTFYEVLREQEGSYRQLQQAIQSLMKKLLQKAQQQGLENSFFVHYAPNLGRDAQGEERIELAQGQNSGTTDFQFMLRGAIKEVGVLVILNHYYYGQTGTYPLGKDFNARQAPRSQQTLLNLIQDNFDPEIMPTMVGVGDTVTSKAEENNGQLQFCRGGSDRGFLELIQAIGREFQTENVTVYVDSSHGEVKNRKPLKLESWIKHDYGVPQTEWRVIEGPGDHRDTEDPLRLNVVFPGGYQQYIDFFQTAASQRVS, via the coding sequence ATGTCTGCTACTCCAATTTCACACGCACATCTCAAACCAGAGGTATGTCCTCTACATCAACGTTCTTTCTCTTTAGACCATCAAACTTTGACTCAGTTACTAACTGAACGAGAAAATATTCTCATCATTCAAGACCTCGATGGCGTTTGTATGGGTTTAGTCCAAGATCCTCTCACCAGAGTCATCGACAAGAACTATTTAGAAGCGACTCAATCTTTTGCAGGTCGCTTTTTTGTTTTAACCAATGGAGAACATATTGGCAAACGGGGAGTTAATTTAATCGTTGAAAAAGCTTTTGGTAATTTTGATTTAATCAAAGAAAAAGGTTTCTATTTACCAGGTTTAGCTGGTGGTGGTGTGCAATGGCAAGATTGTTATGGCAATGTTTCCCATCCAGGAGTAAGTAACGCAGAATTAGTTTTTTTAGCTGAAGTTCCTCGACAAATTGAAGCTTACTTAAAACAAATATTGCCTCATCAACCCTATAATTTAGCAACAAGCCAAATTGACCAATTAATTGAAGCTACAGTATTAGATAATCCTGTCTCACCAACAGTTAATATCAATACTTTTTATGAAGTGCTGCGCGAACAAGAAGGAAGTTATCGTCAACTGCAACAAGCAATACAGAGTTTGATGAAAAAATTGTTGCAAAAAGCTCAACAACAAGGTCTAGAAAACTCGTTTTTTGTTCATTATGCTCCTAATTTGGGTAGAGATGCTCAAGGAGAAGAAAGAATTGAGTTAGCACAAGGACAAAATTCGGGAACAACAGATTTTCAATTTATGTTGCGTGGTGCAATTAAAGAAGTTGGGGTATTAGTCATTCTCAATCATTATTATTATGGTCAGACGGGAACCTATCCTTTGGGAAAAGATTTTAATGCCAGACAAGCACCCAGATCTCAGCAAACATTACTTAATTTAATTCAAGATAATTTTGATCCTGAAATTATGCCTACTATGGTTGGAGTAGGTGATACCGTTACGAGTAAAGCTGAAGAAAACAACGGTCAACTTCAATTTTGTCGGGGTGGTAGCGATCGCGGTTTTTTAGAATTAATTCAAGCTATTGGTCGAGAATTTCAGACTGAAAATGTGACTGTTTACGTTGATAGTAGTCATGGAGAGGTCAAAAATCGCAAACCACTTAAGTTGGAAAGTTGGATTAAACATGATTATGGCGTACCTCAAACAGAGTGGCGCGTAATTGAAGGTCCTGGAGATCATCGAGATACGGAAGATCCACTGAGATTAAATGTGGTTTTTCCAGGCGGTTATCAGCAATATATTGATTTCTTCCAAACCGCAGCTAGTCAAAGAGTTAGTTAA
- a CDS encoding Glyoxylate reductase has translation MSKSKVFITRQLPKIDLEALHQIAEIETWTERQPPPYSLLLDKVKKIDGLLCLLTDSIDRELIETGKSLKVISQMAVGYDNIDIATATAKNIPVGNTPGVLTNATADLTWALLMAISRRIVEAEKFVKAGEWKTWEPTLLLGADLQGATLGIIGLGRIGQAVARRAKGFEMKILYYSRQRKDKELEASIGVEYAELDTLLSESDFISLHTSLSPETKHLISDRELQLMKSSAILINTARGAIINQQALYQALITNQIAGAALDVTDPEPILMDSPLLKLNNIIITPHIGSASYQTRAKMAQMAVDNLIAGLQGKRLPHCVNQKVYQK, from the coding sequence ATGTCCAAATCTAAAGTATTTATTACTCGTCAGCTTCCCAAGATTGACTTAGAAGCATTACATCAAATTGCCGAAATAGAAACTTGGACAGAAAGACAACCACCACCTTATTCACTATTACTAGATAAAGTTAAAAAAATCGATGGTTTACTATGTTTATTAACTGATTCTATCGATCGAGAACTAATCGAAACAGGCAAATCTTTGAAAGTAATTAGTCAAATGGCAGTTGGTTACGACAATATTGATATTGCTACTGCTACTGCTAAAAATATTCCTGTTGGTAATACTCCTGGTGTTCTTACTAATGCAACTGCCGATCTTACTTGGGCTTTATTAATGGCAATATCCAGAAGAATTGTAGAGGCAGAAAAGTTTGTCAAAGCTGGTGAATGGAAAACTTGGGAACCTACTTTGTTACTAGGAGCAGATTTACAAGGAGCTACTTTAGGTATTATTGGTTTAGGTAGAATTGGTCAAGCTGTTGCTCGTCGTGCCAAAGGATTTGAAATGAAAATTCTTTACTATAGCCGACAGCGCAAGGACAAAGAATTAGAAGCATCAATCGGTGTAGAATACGCAGAATTAGATACTTTGTTATCAGAGTCAGACTTTATTTCTTTACACACTTCCCTATCACCAGAAACCAAACACCTAATTAGCGATCGCGAATTGCAATTAATGAAATCTTCCGCGATTCTAATTAATACAGCTAGAGGTGCGATCATAAATCAACAAGCTTTATATCAAGCTTTAATAACTAATCAAATTGCTGGTGCAGCTTTGGATGTTACCGATCCTGAACCCATTCTAATGGATAGTCCTCTTTTAAAACTAAATAATATTATTATTACTCCTCATATTGGCAGTGCTAGCTATCAAACTAGAGCAAAAATGGCACAGATGGCGGTAGATAATTTAATTGCTGGATTACAAGGTAAAAGATTACCTCATTGCGTTAATCAAAAAGTATATCAGAAATAA
- a CDS encoding alpha/beta hydrolase fold protein: MSLLKQDWQEGYVHTNGINLHYVTQGEGKLMLMLHGFPEFWYSWRHQISEFSRDYKVVALDLRGYNKSDKPKDIEAYKMSELTKDIEGVIRKLGYESCILVGHDWGGAIAWSFAYDHPEMVDKLIILNLPHPAKFAQGLRSPQQLLKSSYIFLFQLPLLPELIIQSNDYELISSAFTNMAVDKSAFSQEDLEAYKDAAAKRGALTAMLNYYRNIFDNSFLTNNQQQWKMLDLPTLMIWGENDTALGKELSYGTEEYVSDFQIKYIPNCSHWVQQERPELVNQYMHEFLG, translated from the coding sequence ATGTCCTTACTTAAACAAGATTGGCAAGAAGGCTACGTTCACACCAATGGTATTAATCTTCATTACGTTACCCAGGGAGAAGGTAAATTAATGCTGATGCTACATGGCTTTCCTGAATTTTGGTATTCGTGGCGACATCAAATTTCTGAATTCTCGCGAGACTATAAAGTAGTTGCACTCGATCTAAGAGGCTATAACAAAAGCGACAAACCCAAAGACATAGAAGCCTATAAAATGAGCGAATTAACGAAAGATATAGAAGGCGTAATTAGAAAATTGGGTTATGAAAGTTGCATTTTAGTCGGTCATGATTGGGGAGGCGCGATCGCTTGGTCGTTTGCTTATGATCATCCAGAAATGGTAGATAAATTAATTATTCTCAATCTACCCCATCCTGCTAAATTTGCTCAAGGATTGCGATCGCCTCAACAACTTCTCAAAAGTTCATATATTTTCTTGTTTCAATTACCATTACTTCCAGAATTAATTATCCAGTCTAACGATTACGAACTGATTAGTTCTGCCTTTACCAATATGGCAGTTGATAAATCAGCTTTTAGTCAAGAAGATTTAGAAGCTTACAAAGATGCTGCTGCAAAACGAGGCGCATTAACAGCGATGTTAAATTACTATCGCAACATTTTTGATAATAGTTTTCTCACTAATAACCAACAGCAGTGGAAAATGCTTGATCTCCCAACCCTAATGATTTGGGGTGAAAACGATACAGCGTTGGGAAAAGAACTTTCTTACGGAACTGAAGAATATGTCAGTGACTTCCAAATTAAATATATTCCTAACTGTAGTCATTGGGTTCAACAAGAAAGACCAGAATTAGTTAATCAATATATGCACGAGTTTTTAGGTTGA
- the glcP, gtr gene encoding glucose transport protein — MAYHPQTNINRPNTSFVILISAAAALGGFLFGFDTAVINGAVIALRNYFNASSVAMGLAVSLALIGSAIGAFFAGQIADRYGRLKIMLIASILFTISAIGSGIPFNIEWFIFWRVLGGIGVGAASVIAPAYIAEVSPAKYRGRLGSLQQLAIVVGIFIALLSNYLIALVARSADNPFLFGLEAWRWMFWTEIPPAILYGVSALVIPESPRYLVAQGKEQEAARILAKVEGGDVDTRVGEIRATVLRERKPQLSDLLTRGGGLLPIVWLGMGLSVLQQFVGINVIFYYSSVLWRAVGFTEQDALWVTVITGLINILTTFIAIATVDKFGRKPLLLLGSIGMTITLGTMSGIFASAPIVNGQPNLTGSGGLIALIAANLYVVCFGFSWGPLVWVLLGEMFNNKIRGAALAVAASIQWIANFIVSTTFPPLLDTVGLGFAYGLYATAAAISIFFVIFLVKETKGKTLEQM; from the coding sequence ATGGCTTATCATCCCCAAACTAATATAAATCGACCAAATACATCTTTTGTAATTCTCATTAGTGCAGCAGCAGCTTTAGGCGGTTTTTTATTTGGATTTGACACTGCTGTTATTAATGGCGCAGTTATTGCTTTGCGCAATTACTTTAATGCAAGTAGTGTAGCGATGGGTTTAGCAGTATCTTTGGCACTAATAGGCTCTGCGATCGGTGCATTTTTCGCAGGGCAAATTGCCGATCGCTACGGTCGTTTAAAGATTATGCTGATTGCTTCTATCTTGTTTACCATCAGTGCGATTGGTTCAGGAATTCCTTTCAACATTGAGTGGTTTATCTTTTGGCGGGTATTAGGTGGAATAGGAGTTGGGGCTGCTAGCGTAATTGCTCCTGCCTATATTGCTGAAGTATCTCCCGCCAAGTATAGAGGACGCTTAGGGTCGCTGCAACAGTTGGCAATTGTAGTCGGGATTTTTATTGCTCTACTGAGTAACTATTTAATTGCTTTGGTAGCTCGTTCAGCAGACAATCCTTTTTTATTTGGGTTAGAAGCTTGGCGTTGGATGTTTTGGACAGAAATTCCGCCTGCGATTCTCTATGGAGTTTCTGCCTTAGTCATTCCTGAATCGCCTCGGTACTTAGTAGCTCAAGGTAAAGAACAAGAAGCAGCTCGTATTTTAGCTAAAGTTGAAGGCGGAGATGTAGATACAAGGGTTGGAGAAATTCGCGCTACGGTATTACGGGAACGCAAACCTCAACTATCAGATTTGTTAACCAGAGGAGGCGGACTTTTACCCATTGTCTGGCTAGGAATGGGACTTTCTGTATTGCAACAGTTCGTTGGTATTAATGTCATCTTTTATTACAGCAGCGTTCTCTGGAGAGCAGTTGGATTTACCGAACAAGATGCCCTTTGGGTCACAGTTATTACAGGTTTAATTAATATTTTGACCACCTTTATCGCGATCGCGACAGTTGATAAATTTGGTCGCAAACCTCTTCTCTTGCTAGGCTCAATTGGCATGACTATTACGTTGGGAACAATGTCGGGAATTTTTGCTTCTGCACCCATTGTTAATGGACAGCCAAATTTAACTGGTTCAGGAGGTCTAATTGCACTTATCGCTGCTAACTTATATGTAGTTTGTTTCGGATTCTCCTGGGGCCCATTAGTTTGGGTACTTTTAGGAGAAATGTTTAATAACAAGATTCGTGGGGCTGCTTTAGCTGTAGCAGCATCAATTCAATGGATTGCTAATTTTATAGTTTCGACAACCTTCCCACCACTTTTGGATACAGTTGGTTTAGGGTTCGCTTACGGTTTGTACGCGACTGCTGCTGCCATCTCAATCTTTTTCGTGATTTTCTTAGTTAAAGAAACTAAAGGCAAAACCCTCGAACAAATGTAG
- a CDS encoding Exonuclease, which produces MINLNNYQYFLIVDLEATCCNRKSIPRHEMEIIEIGAVIVEAKELKIISEFQTFIKPSRHPILTNFCQELTTITQEQINYAPSYSQAVALFKEWLYIYSNFVFGSWGDYDRKQFEQDCQFHQVAYPIASEHINLKKLFSTSQELKSNYGMKQALQLAKIELEGIHHRGIDDARNIVKLMPYILGRKKIEPQNIYQIK; this is translated from the coding sequence ATGATTAACTTAAACAATTATCAATACTTTTTGATTGTCGATCTTGAAGCGACATGTTGTAACCGTAAAAGTATACCTCGGCATGAAATGGAAATTATTGAAATTGGAGCGGTAATAGTTGAGGCAAAAGAGCTTAAAATTATTAGTGAGTTTCAAACTTTTATCAAGCCGAGTCGTCATCCAATTTTAACTAATTTTTGTCAAGAGCTAACTACCATTACTCAAGAACAAATAAATTATGCACCTTCTTATTCGCAAGCGGTCGCTTTATTTAAAGAATGGTTATATATATATTCTAATTTTGTTTTTGGTTCTTGGGGAGATTATGATCGCAAACAATTTGAACAAGATTGTCAATTTCATCAAGTAGCTTATCCAATCGCTAGCGAGCATATTAATCTTAAAAAACTTTTTTCTACTTCTCAAGAACTAAAGAGTAACTACGGGATGAAACAAGCTTTGCAACTAGCTAAAATTGAATTAGAAGGTATTCATCATCGAGGGATTGATGATGCTAGAAATATTGTTAAATTAATGCCTTATATTCTTGGTAGAAAAAAAATTGAACCACAAAATATTTACCAAATAAAATAA
- a CDS encoding hypothetical protein (protein of unknown function DUF1400) codes for MSLLAEITYAKPGYSADTIKLVYGPFNCSLSVDALETYANTGEITQELRLYTKFLDEDTLVQLRDWLQKRFNSNHVKLSNFTHTPKGEKLLKELGQVVQTHSERNGFYALRSALVEAAAQPEGWTIIDAIRQFPTDSLQINTKDLFQLKDFWQESSQTF; via the coding sequence ATGAGTTTATTAGCCGAAATTACTTATGCTAAACCAGGATACAGTGCTGATACAATCAAATTAGTTTATGGGCCCTTCAATTGTTCTCTTTCGGTTGATGCTTTAGAAACTTATGCTAATACAGGAGAAATTACGCAAGAGTTACGTTTATATACTAAGTTTTTAGATGAAGATACATTAGTTCAATTACGGGATTGGCTACAAAAAAGATTTAATTCTAATCACGTTAAACTATCGAACTTTACTCATACTCCTAAAGGAGAAAAATTATTAAAAGAATTAGGTCAAGTCGTACAAACTCATTCCGAACGCAATGGTTTTTACGCTCTACGTTCCGCTTTAGTAGAAGCTGCTGCTCAACCAGAAGGTTGGACAATTATTGATGCAATTAGACAATTTCCTACAGATAGTCTTCAAATTAATACCAAAGATTTATTTCAACTAAAAGACTTTTGGCAAGAATCTAGTCAAACATTTTAG
- a CDS encoding putative porin: MLSQIKLNSLIFQEYPIIILIACSGCIFGEITPALAAPEGNRLVEQNYQDYLLESNASISQVTSVSQLRDVQPTDWAYQALQTLVERYGCIVGYPNQTYRGNQAISRYEFAAGLNACLNQIERLIASSETVAREDLDAIKRLTQDFQTELATLRGRVDNIEDRTAFLEDYQFSTTTKLLGQVIWSVDDTFGDAIDGDNDDTQTRLAYRIRLNLESSFTGRDTLRTRLQVGNFDAIAPLTGTNMVRLNYDDNSDNQVQIPHLWYFTPLTENLALRGGPVGIGYTDLVDTLTPPGIADDGLGVPSKFGEYNPVYRRGGGGAGINWQIIDNVELSVGYVAGDANNPEEGNGLFNGTYHALAQLAWKGENAAIGFAYSHSYYPQGKTNLMSDTGSFLAIQPFGENIATSGDFYTLQGFYQITPKLQVHGWGGYVKARAHGSGLSNFVDGTEIATTQFVSDNDSADIWYGAVGLTFPDLGGEGNLGGVVVGIPPVVTDSDVQDEPDNAYHIETFYRFQINDYIAITPGFWAVINPENDSDNATQWVGHIRTSFNF, translated from the coding sequence ATGCTGTCACAAATAAAATTAAATTCTCTAATTTTTCAAGAATATCCAATTATTATTCTTATTGCTTGTTCCGGTTGTATTTTTGGAGAAATTACGCCTGCTCTAGCAGCACCAGAAGGCAATCGATTGGTCGAACAAAATTACCAAGATTATTTACTTGAATCGAATGCTTCAATCTCTCAGGTAACATCGGTTTCTCAATTAAGAGATGTTCAGCCAACTGATTGGGCTTATCAAGCTTTACAAACTTTAGTAGAACGCTACGGATGTATTGTCGGTTATCCAAATCAAACCTATCGCGGTAACCAGGCAATTAGCCGTTATGAATTTGCAGCAGGTTTGAATGCTTGTTTGAATCAGATCGAGCGTTTAATTGCATCTTCGGAGACAGTGGCACGGGAAGATCTTGATGCAATCAAACGACTAACACAAGATTTTCAAACAGAACTAGCAACCTTAAGAGGACGAGTTGATAATATTGAAGATCGAACTGCTTTCCTTGAAGATTATCAGTTTTCTACCACAACTAAATTGCTAGGTCAGGTAATTTGGTCAGTTGATGACACTTTTGGCGATGCCATAGATGGTGATAATGATGATACACAAACCCGTTTGGCGTATAGAATTCGCCTTAATCTCGAAAGTAGTTTTACAGGACGAGATACATTGAGAACTCGGCTACAGGTAGGCAATTTTGATGCGATCGCTCCCCTAACGGGAACTAATATGGTCAGGCTCAACTATGACGATAATTCTGATAATCAAGTACAAATTCCTCACTTGTGGTACTTTACTCCCCTTACTGAAAACTTAGCTCTTAGAGGAGGACCTGTAGGAATTGGTTATACCGATTTGGTAGATACTCTTACACCACCGGGTATTGCTGATGATGGTTTAGGCGTTCCTTCCAAATTTGGAGAATATAACCCAGTCTATCGCAGAGGTGGTGGTGGTGCAGGAATTAACTGGCAAATTATCGATAATGTTGAATTGTCTGTTGGATATGTAGCTGGTGATGCCAACAACCCAGAAGAAGGAAATGGTTTATTTAATGGGACTTATCATGCTCTTGCTCAATTAGCATGGAAGGGTGAAAATGCAGCCATTGGTTTTGCTTATTCTCATTCTTACTATCCTCAAGGAAAAACTAACCTCATGAGTGATACCGGAAGTTTTTTGGCAATTCAGCCCTTTGGTGAAAATATTGCTACTTCTGGAGACTTCTATACTTTACAAGGCTTCTATCAAATTACACCAAAGTTGCAAGTTCATGGTTGGGGTGGTTATGTTAAAGCTCGGGCGCACGGATCGGGATTAAGTAATTTTGTTGATGGTACAGAAATAGCAACCACTCAATTTGTCAGTGACAATGATAGTGCAGATATCTGGTATGGGGCAGTTGGCTTAACTTTTCCCGATTTAGGAGGTGAGGGAAATTTAGGTGGAGTTGTAGTAGGAATACCGCCTGTAGTAACAGATAGTGATGTTCAGGATGAACCAGATAACGCTTATCACATCGAAACATTTTACCGTTTCCAAATTAACGATTATATTGCAATTACTCCAGGCTTTTGGGCAGTAATTAATCCTGAAAATGACAGCGACAATGCTACCCAATGGGTAGGACATATTCGTACTAGCTTTAATTTTTGA
- a CDS encoding transcriptional regulator, PadR-like family yields MDGREFYSSLIRLHILHHAVEKPIFGLGIIEELARHGYKISAGTLYPMLHDLERKGYLFSLEERSGRQNRKFYRATDLGKMTLEDAKEKVKELFGELFEE; encoded by the coding sequence ATGGATGGACGAGAGTTCTACTCAAGCTTAATTAGGCTTCATATTTTACATCATGCTGTTGAGAAGCCAATCTTTGGGCTGGGTATTATTGAAGAACTTGCACGTCATGGTTATAAAATTAGTGCTGGGACGCTTTACCCGATGTTACACGATCTCGAACGCAAGGGATATTTATTTTCTTTGGAAGAGCGTTCTGGACGGCAGAACCGAAAATTTTACCGAGCTACCGATTTGGGCAAAATGACCTTAGAAGATGCCAAAGAAAAGGTAAAAGAATTATTTGGTGAATTGTTTGAAGAGTAA
- a CDS encoding glycosyl transferase, WecB/TagA/CpsF family has product MNHLIKKIQLISTFIYNTSYEDACDRIQDWASKNMSCYIVAANVHVVMTAYWQQTYKHILNNAALVTPDGMPLVWAMRLLGVKKQTRVYGPDLMLAWCDRAAQFEIPIYLYGNKKTTLKKLEYNLKQKFPHLIIAGTHSPPFRTLTAAEEAEDIARIHASGAKVVLISLGCPKQEEWMARQQGKLQAVMIGVGAAFSFHSGEISQAPRWVMKMGFEWLYRLIKEPTRLWRRYLINNPLFVILFTIQLAQVWLSFTLLQRKQKPDFQTQNSKLI; this is encoded by the coding sequence GTGAATCACTTAATCAAAAAAATCCAGCTTATATCTACTTTTATTTACAATACCAGTTATGAAGATGCTTGCGATCGCATTCAAGACTGGGCATCAAAAAATATGTCTTGTTATATTGTGGCTGCAAATGTCCATGTAGTGATGACAGCTTATTGGCAGCAAACTTACAAACATATTTTAAATAATGCAGCATTAGTTACTCCTGATGGAATGCCCCTAGTGTGGGCAATGCGTTTGTTGGGAGTCAAAAAACAAACTAGAGTATATGGCCCTGACTTAATGTTAGCCTGGTGCGATCGCGCTGCTCAATTTGAGATTCCGATTTATTTATATGGTAATAAAAAAACTACTCTTAAAAAGCTTGAATATAATCTGAAACAGAAGTTTCCTCATTTAATCATTGCTGGTACTCATTCTCCTCCTTTTCGTACTTTAACGGCAGCAGAAGAAGCAGAAGATATTGCTAGAATTCACGCCTCTGGTGCAAAAGTTGTCTTGATTAGCTTAGGTTGTCCAAAACAAGAAGAATGGATGGCAAGACAGCAAGGCAAATTACAAGCTGTAATGATTGGAGTTGGTGCAGCTTTTAGTTTCCATAGTGGCGAAATTTCCCAAGCACCACGTTGGGTGATGAAAATGGGATTTGAATGGTTGTATCGTTTGATTAAAGAACCAACTAGACTTTGGCGTAGATATCTAATTAATAATCCTTTATTCGTAATTTTATTTACTATTCAGCTTGCTCAAGTTTGGCTTAGTTTTACTTTACTTCAAAGAAAACAAAAACCAGATTTCCAAACTCAAAATTCAAAATTAATCTAA
- a CDS encoding radical SAM domain-containing protein — MNLFQEERLLFTPASPEANAIPIIFAFPNQYTVGITSLGYQIVWATLAMRSDVQVSRLFTDLQESLPKSPELLGFSFSWELDYVNIFNLLESLDIPLRSNQRQDHHPLVFGGGSVFTANPEPFADFFDVILLGDGENLLDNFIAAYQEVRTAKREVKLRHLAQIPGVYVPSLYQVTYDSPDGTIKSIEPIENCIPAVVTKQTYRGDILSASTVVTPKAAWENIFMVEVVRSCPEMCRFCLASYLTLPFRTASLEGSLIPAIERGLQVTNRLGLLGASVTQHPEFETLLDYLSQPKYDEVRLSLASVRTNTVTEKLAQTLAKRDTRSITIAVESGSERLRKIINKKLSNEEIIQAAQNAQAGGLKAIKFYGMAGVPGEEIEDIEATVAMMQAVKKAAPCLRLTLGCSTFVPKSHTPFQWFGVNPEAKKRLKFLEKKLGTLGIDFRPESYNWSVIQALISRGDRRLAKLLELTREYGDSVGSYKRAFKQLKGQIPSLDYYVHHNWQSNQILPWHHLQGALPQTTLVKHLEEAMNYFPQSSLA; from the coding sequence GTGAATCTATTCCAAGAAGAACGTTTATTATTTACTCCTGCTTCTCCTGAAGCTAATGCTATCCCAATTATTTTTGCTTTTCCTAATCAATACACCGTTGGGATTACTAGTTTAGGTTATCAAATTGTTTGGGCTACATTGGCGATGCGTTCTGATGTCCAGGTCAGCCGTTTATTTACCGATTTACAGGAATCTTTACCCAAATCACCAGAATTATTAGGATTTTCTTTTTCTTGGGAACTAGATTACGTCAATATTTTTAATCTCTTAGAATCTCTAGACATTCCTCTACGTAGTAACCAACGTCAGGATCATCATCCTTTAGTTTTTGGTGGTGGTTCAGTTTTTACGGCTAACCCTGAACCTTTTGCGGATTTTTTTGATGTCATTTTGTTAGGAGATGGAGAGAATTTACTCGATAATTTTATTGCTGCGTATCAGGAAGTTAGAACAGCTAAACGAGAAGTTAAATTGCGTCATTTAGCCCAAATTCCTGGGGTTTACGTCCCTAGCTTGTATCAAGTAACCTATGATAGTCCCGATGGAACTATTAAATCTATTGAACCAATTGAAAATTGTATTCCTGCCGTAGTTACCAAACAAACCTATCGAGGCGATATCCTTTCCGCCTCTACTGTAGTAACCCCAAAAGCTGCTTGGGAAAATATTTTTATGGTGGAAGTAGTCAGAAGTTGTCCAGAAATGTGTCGTTTTTGTTTGGCAAGTTATTTGACTTTACCATTCCGCACGGCTTCTTTAGAAGGTTCTCTCATCCCAGCGATTGAACGAGGATTACAAGTAACTAACCGATTGGGTTTACTAGGGGCTTCGGTTACTCAACATCCAGAATTTGAAACCCTACTAGATTATTTATCCCAACCCAAATATGACGAAGTTCGCCTCAGTCTTGCTTCAGTACGAACCAATACAGTTACAGAAAAATTAGCCCAAACTCTAGCGAAAAGAGATACTCGTTCGATTACTATTGCCGTAGAAAGTGGTTCGGAAAGACTACGAAAAATTATCAATAAAAAACTCAGCAACGAAGAAATTATTCAAGCTGCCCAAAATGCCCAAGCAGGAGGTTTAAAAGCAATTAAATTTTATGGGATGGCTGGTGTACCAGGAGAAGAAATTGAAGATATCGAAGCAACTGTGGCAATGATGCAAGCTGTTAAGAAAGCTGCCCCGTGCTTACGATTAACTCTTGGTTGTAGCACTTTTGTTCCTAAATCTCATACTCCGTTTCAATGGTTTGGAGTCAATCCGGAAGCTAAAAAAAGATTGAAATTTTTAGAGAAAAAATTGGGTACTTTAGGAATTGATTTTCGTCCTGAAAGTTATAATTGGTCAGTAATTCAAGCCTTGATTTCTAGAGGCGATCGCCGTTTAGCCAAATTATTAGAATTAACTAGAGAATATGGTGATTCTGTCGGTAGTTATAAACGAGCTTTTAAACAACTTAAAGGTCAAATTCCGAGTTTAGATTATTACGTTCATCATAATTGGCAAAGCAATCAAATTTTACCTTGGCATCATCTTCAAGGTGCTTTACCTCAAACTACTCTTGTCAAACATCTTGAAGAGGCAATGAATTATTTTCCTCAATCTTCTCTAGCTTAA